A region from the Drosophila innubila isolate TH190305 unplaced genomic scaffold, UK_Dinn_1.0 46_U_U, whole genome shotgun sequence genome encodes:
- the LOC117793254 gene encoding cuticle protein 21: MCETRHEIALGACASQLMGDHRTTITDHKSQEKQQLSLARRLDKTICFLGLALSVTLAIPIDSYGPSLLAAPAISYAAPKLLVQHAPALAVAKYAEPEPYDPNPQYSFSYGVTDHKTGDSKQQEETLVNGVVHGSYSLAEPDGTIRKVTYTADKVHGFNAVVEKKGVAAHAVAVAKPAIAVAAVPTITKLALPAITKIGYAAPAYAAPAYASSGYGGHY; encoded by the exons ATGTGCGAGACAAGACATGAAATTGCACTAGGAGCATGTGCATCGCAGCTCATGGGAGATCACCGAACAACGATCACCGATCACAAATCTCAAGAAAAACAGCAATTGTCACTTGCCAGGAGACTGGACAAA ACTATTTGCTTCCTCGGACTGGCGCTGTCCGTCACGTTGGCCATTCCCATTGATTCTTATGGTCCATCTTTGCTGGCTGCTCCAGCAATCTCCTATGCGGCTCCCAAGCTGCTTGTACAGCACGCTCCTGCCTTGGCTGTGGCCAAGTATGCCGAACCCGAGCCCTATGATCCGAATCCTCAGTACAGCTTCTCGTATGGCGTCACCGATCACAAGACCGGCGACTCCAAGCAGCAGGAGGAGACGCTCGTCAATGGCGTTGTCCACGGCAGTTACTCGCTGGCCGAGCCCGATGGCACCATCCGCAAGGTGACCTACACCGCCGACAAGGTCCACGGATTCAATGCGGTGGTGGAGAAGAAGGGCGTGGCCGCCcatgctgttgccgttgccaaaCCCGCGATCGCCGTGGCCGCCGTGCCAACGATCACCAAGTTGGCGTTACCAGCCATTACCAAGATTGGATATGCTGCTCCCGCTTATGCTGCTCCCGCTTATGCCTCATCTGGTTACGGTGGACACTATTAA